In Setaria italica strain Yugu1 chromosome IX, Setaria_italica_v2.0, whole genome shotgun sequence, the genomic stretch TGATTCTCCATAAGAGAACGGTGCCACCCCAcaggcaggaggaggaggatgacatcAGGTTCGACATCCACATCTACAGCTCCAAGACTGCAAGTTGGAGCTGCAAGCCTACATCGCTGGTCAAGCAGAGTGATCATGATCGTGTGTGTCATTTCACCAGCTACAAGGTGATTACCATCGGAGGAGAAGGCGGTGCGGTGGCTTGGGTTGACCTCTGGCGCGGTTTTCTGCAGTGTGATGTGCTCAAGGAAACCGTTCCCACGCTCTACTACGGCCGGTTGCCGCCAGATCTTGATCATAGTTCTAATCGTCACTCAGACCCTCACATCAGACGTGACGTTGCCTTGATCCAAGGCCGCATCAAGGTTGTTCGCCTGCAGACCAAGCCCTGCCCAGAAATCCCATACAGGAGACAAGGCTGGACATTTGCCATATATAGCAGGACAGCTGCGAATCCTTGTGAGGTAGGATGGCAGCAGGATGGCAATGCCATCGAGCTTGATGCCAAATATGTCTCTGCTAACCCGATGGTTCTTCAATATCTGCCTAAGCTGCCGGACGACACCAGTGGCACGCCTGAGCCAAGCCCGGAGACGACGGAGAAGAGGCTCCGCAACTTAACTTGCCCTATGCTCAGCCTGCACCAAGATGATCATGTGTACGTCATGGCCAGGGTTTCTAGCAGCGACATTCGCTGGGACGGCAGCAACTTGGGCCTGGGGCTTGCCTTTGACCTCAGCAAAGGGACGCTGGAGAAAGTGGTACAGGTTAATGCAGCAAGATCCTTTTCGGGCCTTGTATTCTTCATCATGCCCAGCCGGATCTCAAAGTATCTTGATATGTATCCGGGCTCCAGGTTTGTCTTTCACCAGCACGCATACTTTGCTTGGCCTATTTTCAGAACATTATATTGATGCATAGGGGGCCGGGTCATTGTCAACATTTACTTGCTAGGGGAAAGCTTAATTATCAGCTGTTTTGTGTGCAGTAATACTTGACTAAGTTGATAGGCAAGCAAGGGCCTCTTGGTTGAGGTCACTGCTGAACAGTCTTTTGCTTTGGCGGTGTTTGCTTTTCTAGGAGAGGACTCAAAATCTGAGGTTTAATGACTACTAACATTGCACAACTAACCTTAAGCGTGCCACACATTTtaggtggtcttttgttgtGTCCTGGGGAGAGGAGGTTTTAAATATGCCAGTACAGACTTATCGTTATACGTAATATCAAATCTTTTGTCGGTGCTCCGTGCTCTCAAGAAAGAGTGTAATAAAGTGATGGTGAATCGGACCTACTTTGTTTGACCAGAGCATGAAGTCATGTTAATTGCAGCTGCATGGTTCATAGCATTACAGAAGTCAATAGCGATGAGTTTTGAAGGAGGATAAAAAATCTTATGATTTCTATATGGCTCTACCATTTAGTTTTATTCGTTGCACTATTTTGTTCCTACTAACTAAGGCACTTATTTTTATGACCGCAGGGGCAAAGGGAAGCCTGGCAAGGGATccgcaagcagcagcagcgcatGAGATCCCCCATGATGGAATGACATTCCACTTCAGTCCTGGCCTCCTGGGGTGTAGTAATAGGATTCTGGAGCAAGTATGGAAGCTGAGAGATTACAAGGTCTCTATCTATCTCTTTGTTATTTTCATTTGGCATTACGAGAGGCATGAGCAAGTGAGGTGTCTACAGATCCACTTTGAAGTTCTTGGCCATTCCTCGGCTGTCTCTGTTGTGGTAGCATTACATTCCCTTTTATTGAATTGCTGCGGTGGGCTCTCTCATCAGGTTTCGTGTTGAGCTATCAGGAaattattttaattattttgtatGGCACCCTGCTTTTATATGATTATCTGGTCCTATTCTTTAAAATAATCATTTCAAGCTCTGTTTGGGATGGCATTAGTTCTTTCTAAATTTTACCCGTTAGTGCAATTCCTATCAGGACCTCCAGGTGTGTCTGGCGTTCCCTTTGTCCACACCGACATGTGAAAGCCAACAGAAACAAAGTTAGAATAACGGCAAGAAAGAAAATAACATTAAAAGAAGTCATTTACCGATGCCCAGTGATCTCTATTAATTGTTCGTCCGTTTTCGTCTAATGTTGATTAGGAGAAATGACGATGGGTGAGGGGAGAGGCATCCGGCACAAGAATAATATAGATAAATTTGTAGATTCATAACTACTTTATTTCAaattagaaaaatatcaaattggtgtaaaatttttttctgaaaatgtaACTTATTTGTTGGTGTTCTATTTGGCACTATTTGAATCTTAGTTGTTTTATTGCGAGCAATAAAACACTAGGAATAGCAACAAATATAATGCAAACAACTCCAAATAGAAGTACCAACAAATAGCCtacatttttagaaaactttTGGTAGCAACTTCATAGTTTTGATtggaaatgaattagttatgaattttttattaaaccaaaaaaatttaaatttctagaaaaatGCAAAAACCACCTGGAGGGCTAAATTTCCTCAGTTTCATAGTTCTGGGTTGAAAATTAGACTTATGCTATAGTTGAATGGTGAAAATATAACTTTTTCCTCATCCAATGAAGCTATAGTGGTATGAGCTGCAAACAATGCTAGAAGAGGTGCACTTGGTGGAGGGAAGGGGTGAATTTACATGGATACCTGAAAAATCTGGAAAATTTACTACAAGATCCCTTTACAGGGAACCGGCTTTTGAAGGAGTCCGAGATGAACAAATGATACATATTTGGGGCTGCAGAGTTCCCTTAAGGCCTCGTTTGGCGAGGCGTGTTTCGGCGTGGAAAGAGGCCCAAACCCCGCCCGCCTCCCGTGGAACGAAGCTCCCGGCCGATGTTGAATTTGGCAAGTCGTGTGTTGAGGTGTATTGTGGCCCAAACCGGCGGACATCCTAATTTGGCCCAAACCGGCGGGATGATGGCAGGGAAAAATTCCCGTTCTATATATTTGGGCCTCGGCAGTTGATTGCATAACGCTGACGGCAGCGTGACGCCGGCGTTGGCATGACGCCGAGGCAGCGTCAGCGTGGGCGCTGGCGATTCCGGAAGCCGCCTGCCCCtgccccccgcccccgccgccgcaaaGAAAAGATCCGACCACGCCGCCGGTCAACCCCATCtctcctttaatttttttttatttctcctttAAAGTCCCCGCGCCGCAGCGGAAGCCATCCATCCCCGGCTCTCACCTCAAATCCCAGCCACGGTGATGACGACGACCATGATGAGGCTGAGGCAGCACCTGGCCTCCTCCCCTATTTATACCTCCGCCATCGCCAGGATCGGCAACAGCAGAGCCCCCCACCGCCTACTCCCCGTCGCACCACCGCAAAAGCACCGCCCGACAAGTACCACCAACAAGCCCCTGCTCCTGATTCTTCTGCTactctgcttcttcttcctcttcttgatCCCGACCGTCTTGTTGCCCCCAGCGCGAGTcatgtcgtcgtcttcctccgcttcggatgccgctgccgccgccgtgccgttcGAGAAGCCCAGGGCCGTGGTCAAGAAGCTCCTCGCCGAGTCGCAGCCCGAGGGGCAGGGCGCCACCGTCCGGAGGAGCATCGGCAGGTAAACCTACTATAATCTCCCCAGTTCCTGGGATCCCGATTTCCTTTCATTTTTATGCAGCTCAGCTGCTCATCATCCTGATCGGGCGTTGACTTTCCCCTTTTGCCTCTCTGCTTGCGCAGGCATGAGCTCAGGAACCTGGACCCCTTCCTCATGCTCGACGAGTTCTCAGTCTCCAAGCCCGCCGGGTTCCCCGACCATCCCCACAGAGGATTCGAGACCGTCACCTACATGCTCGAGGTGCGTGTACTCTACTCAAGTAAATCTTGTGTTACCTGCCTCTGTCCTTCTGCCCCCCGCGAGCTGTTCGCTCAAATGTCTCCTTCTTGTGCTGGGTTGGAATTGCAGGGAGCCTTCACCCACCAGGACTTTGCGGGCCACAAGGGCACCATCAGGGCAGGGGATGTCCAGGTCAGCCTCTCTGCTCTCTACTCTCTAATTGTATTCATGATCACCGTGTTCATGCAGCAGTTTCATTCATGTCCTGACATTGTTCCCTGAACTGAATTCTTCTTTCAGTGGATGACTGCCGGCCGGGGCATCGTGCACTCGGAGATGCCGGCGGGGGACGGGGTGCAGAAGGGCCTGCAGCTCTGGATCAACCTCTCCTCCAAGGACAAGATGATCGAGCCCCGGTACCAGGAGCTCCAGAGCAAGGACATCAGCCGCGCCGAGAAGGACGGCGTCG encodes the following:
- the LOC111255874 gene encoding uncharacterized protein LOC111255874, with the protein product MGACYKRERYTIGSASLRPPRHDPPPDADNLLRPGSCLLDVEAYLDNRRNATTASCKARNGALIRVTFFIAHPPRLSHFTVCCPGKSPYQLFADEPSVVAAEEDLVLIRMAFRPVTDACILRKFDFFIYRAAGGGRAPSLTRILPPKPFVFLKNCHVALLPRYEEDPHLYYIVILHKRTVPPHRQEEEDDIRFDIHIYSSKTASWSCKPTSLVKQSDHDRVCHFTSYKVITIGGEGGAVAWVDLWRGFLQCDVLKETVPTLYYGRLPPDLDHSSNRHSDPHIRRDVALIQGRIKVVRLQTKPCPEIPYRRQGWTFAIYSRTAANPCEVGWQQDGNAIELDAKYVSANPMVLQYLPKLPDDTSGTPEPSPETTEKRLRNLTCPMLSLHQDDHVYVMARVSSSDIRWDGSNLGLGLAFDLSKGTLEKVVQVNAARSFSGLVFFIMPSRISKYLDMYPGSRGKGKPGKGSASSSSA
- the LOC101758637 gene encoding pirin-like protein isoform X3 → MTTTMMRLRQHLASSPIYTSAIARIGNSRAPHRLLPVAPPQKHRPTSTTNKPLLLILLLLCFFFLFLIPTVLLPPARVMSSSSSASDAAAAAVPFEKPRAVVKKLLAESQPEGQGATVRRSIGRHELRNLDPFLMLDEFSVSKPAGFPDHPHRGFETVTYMLEGAFTHQDFAGHKGTIRAGDVQWMTAGRGIVHSEMPAGDGVQKGLQLWINLSSKDKMIEPRYQELQSKDISRAEKDGVEVRIIAGEAFGVRSPVYTRTPTMYMDFTMRPGSQLHQPVPEGWNAFVYIIDGEGVFGREKSAPVSAHHCIVLGDGDGISVWNKSGAPLRFALVAGQPLGEPVVQHGPFVMNSRAEIQQAMEDYYYGKNGFERASQWSSSA
- the LOC101758637 gene encoding pirin-like protein isoform X4 codes for the protein MTTTMMRLRQHLASSPIYTSAIARIGNSRAPHRLLPVAPPQKHRPTTRVMSSSSSASDAAAAAVPFEKPRAVVKKLLAESQPEGQGATVRRSIGRHELRNLDPFLMLDEFSVSKPAGFPDHPHRGFETVTYMLEGAFTHQDFAGHKGTIRAGDVQWMTAGRGIVHSEMPAGDGVQKGLQLWINLSSKDKMIEPRYQELQSKDISRAEKDGVEVRIIAGEAFGVRSPVYTRTPTMYMDFTMRPGSQLHQPVPEGWNAFVYIIDGEGVFGREKSAPVSAHHCIVLGDGDGISVWNKSGAPLRFALVAGQPLGEPVVQHGPFVMNSRAEIQQAMEDYYYGKNGFERASQWSSSA
- the LOC101758637 gene encoding pirin-like protein isoform X1, with the protein product MTTTMMRLRQHLASSPIYTSAIARIGNSRAPHRLLPVAPPQKHRPTSTTNKPLLLILLLLCFFFLFLIPTVLLPPARVMSSSSSASDAAAAAVPFEKPRAVVKKLLAESQPEGQGATVRRSIGRHELRNLDPFLMLDEFSVSKPAGFPDHPHRGFETVTYMLEVRVLYSSKSCVTCLCPSAPRELFAQMSPSCAGLELQGAFTHQDFAGHKGTIRAGDVQWMTAGRGIVHSEMPAGDGVQKGLQLWINLSSKDKMIEPRYQELQSKDISRAEKDGVEVRIIAGEAFGVRSPVYTRTPTMYMDFTMRPGSQLHQPVPEGWNAFVYIIDGEGVFGREKSAPVSAHHCIVLGDGDGISVWNKSGAPLRFALVAGQPLGEPVVQHGPFVMNSRAEIQQAMEDYYYGKNGFERASQWSSSA
- the LOC101758637 gene encoding pirin-like protein isoform X2, with translation MTTTMMRLRQHLASSPIYTSAIARIGNSRAPHRLLPVAPPQKHRPTTRVMSSSSSASDAAAAAVPFEKPRAVVKKLLAESQPEGQGATVRRSIGRHELRNLDPFLMLDEFSVSKPAGFPDHPHRGFETVTYMLEVRVLYSSKSCVTCLCPSAPRELFAQMSPSCAGLELQGAFTHQDFAGHKGTIRAGDVQWMTAGRGIVHSEMPAGDGVQKGLQLWINLSSKDKMIEPRYQELQSKDISRAEKDGVEVRIIAGEAFGVRSPVYTRTPTMYMDFTMRPGSQLHQPVPEGWNAFVYIIDGEGVFGREKSAPVSAHHCIVLGDGDGISVWNKSGAPLRFALVAGQPLGEPVVQHGPFVMNSRAEIQQAMEDYYYGKNGFERASQWSSSA